A genomic window from Silene latifolia isolate original U9 population chromosome Y, ASM4854445v1, whole genome shotgun sequence includes:
- the LOC141632180 gene encoding uncharacterized protein LOC141632180 translates to MEYLARILNLVMEKPEFRYHSLCRTLKLSHLAFADDLLLFCRGDSQSVRVMMRAFLSFSAASGLQMNRDKSDQYMNGVTGATYGSADSHKVPYVAWEQCCLPKNKGGLGIVNCPLWNVAAIGKYTWWVANKKDCLWVKWVHQIYMKHSDWWTYQPTNNTSWVWRQVCKVKDQLMQGFAAHGWTESGYSVQKVYEWLLGAQQRVTWQPFVWNRVSLPKHNFLAWLFVKKRCLTQDRLIKFGVITDGICYLCGAQQETQAHLFFDCCYSQRCVQLLQHWLGVSWQGDCVDWVIKWRCKSLCQKMIVMVAISGLVYCIWEARNKCKVDMVMKRPEAVIEHVQNVLRWRLKRSDFVQQKDNTLAWIRDKGLS, encoded by the exons ATGGAGTATTTGGCAAGGATActgaatctggtcatggaaaagCCTGAGTTTAGATACCATTCTCTTTGCAGAACTTTAAAGTTGAGTCATCTAGCTTTTGCTGATGATCTTTTGCTATTCTGTAGAGGTGACTCTCAGTCTGTTAGAGTTATGATGAGGGCCTTCCTCTCCTTCTCTGCAGCTTCTGGACTGCAAATGAATAGAGATAAATCAGACCAGTATATGAATGGGGTCACAG GAGCTACTTATGGCAGTGCTGATTCTCATAAGGTCCCTTATGTGGCATGGGAACAATGTTGCTTGCCTAAAAACAAAGGAGGACTAGGGATAGTTAACTGTCCCCTCTGGAATGTGGCCGCTATTGGGAAATACACTTGGTGGGTGGCAAATAAGAAGGACTGTTTGTGGGTCAAATGGGTGCATCAAATTTATATGAAACATAGTGATTGGTGGACTTATCAGCCTACTAATAATACAAGTTGGGTTTGGAGGCAAGTGTGTAAAGTGAAAGATCAGCTGATGCAAGGTTTTGCAGCTCATGGGTGGACTGAGAGTGGCTATTCTGTGCAGAAGGTTTATGAGTGGCTTCTGGGAGCTCAGCAGAGGGTCACTTGGCAACCATTTGTTTGGAATAGAGTGTCCTTACCTAAGCACAATTTTTTGGCATGGTTGTTTGTTAAGAAGAGATGTCTGACCCAGGACAGACTAATTAAATTTGGAGTTATTACTGATGGGATTTGCTACCTCTGTGGTGCACAGCAGGAAACTCAGGCTCATTTGTTTTTTGACTGTTGTTACAGTCAGAGGTGTGTACAGCTCTTACAGCACTGGTTGGGTGTGTCTTGGCAGGGTGACTGTGTTGATTGGGTGATCAAATGGAGATGCAAGTCTCTATGCCAGAAGATGATTGTCATGGTTGCTATCAGTGGTTTAGTGTATTGCATATGGGAAGCTAGAAACAAATGCAAAGTGGATATGGTGATGAAACGACCTGAGGCAGTTATTGAACATGTTCAGAATGTCCTCAGATGGAGACTGAAAAGAAGTGATTTCGTGCAACAGAAGGATAATACGCTTGCGTGGATTAGAGATAAAGGATTGAGTTAG